From Nevskia ramosa DSM 11499, the proteins below share one genomic window:
- a CDS encoding FdhF/YdeP family oxidoreductase — MKKPEKVSFEPYAGPAGGWGSTQSVREILSREGAVAGTAMALVRQNRESGFACVSCAWPKPAKGHLFEFCENGAKATAWEGTDRRADAAFFARHRLSELETWSDYALEEAGRLTEPLRWDVASDRYLPVDWATAFAEIGAELKQIDPKAAVFYASGRASLETSYMYALFARLYGTNNLPDSSNMCHESTSVGLPKSIGVPVGTVTLDDFEKTDCLFFFGQNVGSNSPRMLHDLQSARKRGVPIITFNPLRERGLERFANPQSPLQMLSGSSTPISTQYHTVKTGGDSAAIMGICKALLVADRQAMFAGRERLIDTAFITEHTQGFGAFELAALNCDWQDIERESGLSRAALEDAARVYGQSKAAIGIYGMGLTQHRLGVQNVQMVVNLLLLRGNIGRPGAGVCPVRGHSNVQGQRTVGITEKPELAPLDRLAELYQFDPPRDKGLCTVDVCKGVIDGSVHAFIGLGGNFVRAVPETEAVERGWRKLRLTVQIATKLNRSHLIHGEVSYLLPCLGRIERDHQASGEQRVSIEDSTSCVHSSRGVRKPASEQLLSEARIVAEMAKATLPLRAGTPDWDAWAGDYAQVRDAIEATYPEQFRDFNQRLGQPGGFHRPIPARHRIWKTPSGKANFAVPKSLVEDPDAPVRAAGGLRLMTLRSNDQFNTTVYGFDDRFRGIVGTRRVLLMNAEDMKQQGFAEGDPVRVSTDVDDGIIRVVPGLRVTTYDIPRGCCGGYYPECNPLIPLWHHADESKVPAAKWIPVRLQREAGVWIAEVG; from the coding sequence GTGAAAAAGCCGGAAAAAGTGTCATTCGAGCCGTATGCAGGCCCGGCCGGTGGCTGGGGTTCGACGCAATCGGTACGCGAAATCCTGTCCCGCGAAGGTGCGGTGGCCGGCACTGCAATGGCACTGGTCCGGCAGAACCGCGAATCCGGATTTGCCTGCGTCAGCTGTGCCTGGCCGAAGCCGGCGAAGGGCCATCTGTTCGAGTTCTGCGAGAACGGCGCGAAAGCCACCGCCTGGGAGGGCACCGATCGCCGCGCCGATGCCGCGTTCTTCGCCAGGCATCGTTTAAGCGAACTGGAGACCTGGTCGGACTACGCATTGGAGGAAGCCGGACGGCTGACCGAGCCGCTGCGCTGGGACGTTGCCAGCGATCGCTATCTACCCGTTGATTGGGCCACAGCCTTCGCCGAGATCGGTGCCGAGCTGAAGCAGATCGATCCGAAAGCGGCGGTGTTCTATGCATCCGGTCGCGCGTCGCTGGAAACCTCGTACATGTATGCGCTGTTCGCACGTCTGTACGGCACCAATAATCTTCCCGACAGCTCGAACATGTGCCACGAGAGCACCTCGGTCGGGCTGCCGAAAAGCATCGGCGTGCCGGTCGGCACGGTGACCCTGGACGATTTCGAGAAGACCGACTGCCTGTTCTTCTTCGGCCAGAACGTCGGCAGCAACAGCCCACGCATGCTGCACGACCTGCAGTCGGCCAGAAAACGCGGCGTGCCGATCATAACCTTCAATCCATTGCGCGAGCGCGGGCTGGAACGCTTCGCCAATCCGCAGTCACCGCTGCAGATGCTGAGCGGATCGTCGACGCCGATCAGTACCCAGTACCACACGGTGAAAACCGGTGGCGACAGTGCGGCGATCATGGGCATCTGCAAGGCCTTGCTGGTCGCCGATCGGCAAGCGATGTTCGCCGGACGCGAGCGCCTGATCGATACCGCCTTCATCACCGAGCACACCCAAGGCTTCGGAGCTTTCGAGCTTGCCGCGCTGAACTGCGACTGGCAGGACATCGAACGCGAATCCGGCCTGAGCCGTGCGGCCCTCGAAGACGCCGCGCGCGTGTATGGGCAATCGAAAGCGGCGATCGGCATCTATGGCATGGGGCTGACTCAGCATCGGCTTGGTGTTCAGAACGTGCAGATGGTGGTCAATCTGCTGCTGCTGCGCGGCAATATCGGCCGGCCTGGCGCCGGTGTCTGTCCGGTGCGCGGCCATTCCAATGTGCAGGGCCAGCGCACCGTCGGCATCACCGAAAAGCCAGAGCTGGCGCCGCTGGATCGCCTCGCCGAGCTTTACCAGTTCGATCCGCCGCGCGACAAGGGCCTGTGCACCGTGGACGTCTGCAAGGGTGTGATCGATGGCAGTGTCCACGCCTTCATCGGCCTCGGCGGCAACTTCGTGCGCGCGGTGCCGGAAACCGAAGCGGTGGAACGCGGCTGGCGCAAGTTGCGACTGACCGTGCAGATCGCCACCAAGCTCAATCGCAGCCATCTGATCCATGGCGAGGTGAGTTATCTGCTGCCCTGCCTGGGGCGCATCGAGCGCGACCACCAGGCGAGCGGCGAGCAGCGGGTATCGATCGAGGATTCCACTTCCTGCGTGCACAGCTCGCGTGGCGTGCGCAAGCCGGCGAGCGAGCAATTGCTGTCCGAAGCCCGCATCGTTGCCGAAATGGCCAAGGCGACGCTGCCGCTGCGTGCGGGTACTCCGGATTGGGATGCCTGGGCCGGCGACTACGCCCAGGTGCGCGACGCCATCGAAGCCACCTATCCCGAGCAGTTCCGCGACTTCAACCAGCGCCTCGGTCAGCCGGGCGGTTTCCACCGGCCGATTCCGGCTCGCCATCGGATCTGGAAAACGCCGAGCGGCAAGGCCAACTTCGCGGTGCCGAAGTCACTGGTCGAAGATCCGGATGCGCCGGTGCGTGCAGCCGGTGGGCTGCGCCTGATGACCCTGCGCAGCAACGACCAGTTCAACACCACCGTCTACGGCTTTGACGACCGCTTTCGCGGCATCGTCGGCACCCGTCGCGTGTTGCTGATGAATGCGGAAGACATGAAGCAGCAGGGTTTCGCCGAGGGCGATCCGGTGCGGGTCTCGACCGATGTCGACGACGGCATCATCCGCGTGGTGCCCGGATTGCGCGTCACTACCTACGACATTCCGCGCGGCTGCTGCGGCGGCTACTACCCGGAATGCAATCCGCTGATTCCGCTCTGGCACCACGCCGACGAAAGCAAGGTGCCTGCGGCGAAGTGGATTCCCGTCCGGCTGCAAAGGGAAGCCGGCGTCTGGATCGCCGAGGTCGGATGA
- a CDS encoding GAF domain-containing sensor histidine kinase, which yields MICRSTGLRFAAVARVTDTTWTLCAVRDELAFGLQPGDDLELKSTLCHEVRLSGAPIMIDHVAEDPDFKDHHTPKLYGFESYISYPIVRSNGEHFGTLCALDPKPARLGEGETLKLFELYSQLISLQLDVEDRLRETQAIVSAQQETAQLREQFIAVLGHDLRNPLSSMMMSAEVLLRTPLVEQGMAAAKRIKTSGHRMAQLIENLMDFARGRLGGGIVLTKESNRALEATLSNIVAELTSIHPGRHIELLFDISEPVFCDSVRIGQLLSNLLGNALTHGDPAGVVRVVARCRDETFNLSVSNAGTVIPADILERLFEPFYRVADGNEHEGLGLGLFIASEIAKAHSGSLNVLSESAGTTFTLTMPADLA from the coding sequence ATGATCTGCCGATCGACAGGCCTGCGATTCGCGGCCGTGGCACGGGTCACCGATACGACGTGGACGCTCTGCGCCGTCCGTGACGAGCTCGCCTTCGGCCTTCAGCCTGGTGATGATCTGGAACTGAAAAGCACGCTGTGCCATGAAGTCCGGCTCAGCGGTGCTCCGATCATGATCGACCACGTTGCTGAAGATCCGGATTTCAAAGACCATCACACGCCGAAGTTGTACGGCTTCGAGAGCTATATCTCGTATCCGATCGTCCGCAGCAATGGCGAGCACTTCGGCACGCTGTGCGCGCTGGACCCCAAGCCCGCGAGGCTCGGCGAAGGCGAAACGCTCAAGCTGTTCGAACTCTATTCCCAGCTGATCAGCCTGCAGCTGGATGTCGAGGATCGGCTGCGGGAAACCCAGGCGATCGTCTCGGCGCAGCAGGAAACCGCCCAGCTGCGCGAACAGTTCATCGCAGTGCTGGGCCACGACCTGAGAAACCCGCTGTCTTCGATGATGATGTCCGCGGAAGTGCTGCTGCGCACACCGCTGGTCGAACAGGGGATGGCGGCGGCGAAGCGGATCAAGACCAGCGGCCATCGCATGGCTCAGCTGATCGAGAATCTGATGGATTTCGCACGGGGACGTCTGGGCGGCGGCATCGTCCTGACCAAGGAATCGAATCGAGCCCTGGAAGCGACCCTGAGCAACATCGTTGCCGAACTGACCTCGATTCATCCGGGCAGACATATCGAACTGCTGTTCGACATCTCGGAACCGGTGTTCTGCGATTCGGTCCGCATCGGCCAGCTGTTGTCGAACCTGCTCGGCAACGCGCTGACGCACGGCGATCCGGCGGGTGTCGTCCGAGTCGTGGCGCGCTGCAGGGATGAGACTTTCAATCTGTCGGTCAGCAATGCGGGCACGGTGATTCCGGCCGATATCCTCGAACGCCTGTTCGAACCGTTCTATCGCGTGGCGGACGGCAACGAGCACGAGGGCCTGGGACTGGGCCTGTTCATCGCGTCCGAGATCGCCAAGGCGCACAGCGGCAGCTTGAACGTCCTGTCGGAATCGGCCGGTACGACCTTCACGCTGACCATGCCTGCGGATCTGGCGTAG
- a CDS encoding DUF2177 family protein, translating to MTRYLAAYAVTVLVLVLVDLLWLGVIAKPLYQKGIGHLMAAKPRLGVAVLFYAVYVFGLMVFTILPYQNATGWHTTAAAAALFGFIAYATYDLTNLATLRDWPISLTLADMAWGTLVSAVSASAGKLVLDRIAAP from the coding sequence ATGACCCGTTATCTCGCTGCCTATGCCGTTACCGTCCTGGTGCTGGTGCTGGTCGATCTGCTCTGGCTCGGCGTCATCGCCAAGCCGCTTTACCAGAAGGGAATCGGCCACCTGATGGCGGCCAAGCCGCGGCTCGGGGTCGCGGTGCTGTTCTATGCCGTCTACGTGTTCGGCCTGATGGTGTTCACGATCCTGCCGTACCAGAACGCCACCGGTTGGCACACCACGGCCGCCGCCGCTGCCTTGTTCGGCTTCATTGCCTACGCGACCTACGATCTGACCAATCTGGCGACCCTGCGTGACTGGCCGATCAGCCTGACGCTTGCCGACATGGCTTGGGGCACCTTGGTCAGCGCGGTTTCCGCCAGCGCCGGCAAGCTGGTGCTGGATCGCATTGCGGCGCCCTGA